A DNA window from Malus domestica chromosome 12, GDT2T_hap1 contains the following coding sequences:
- the LOC103413535 gene encoding carboxylesterase 15-like, with protein MGSLPHIVEDCMGVLQVFSDGSINRCSLTDINFNIPVIDDGSVGFKDITFDKKHKLSLRLYKPKSTNQDSKLPVVFYFHGGGFCVGSHVWPNCHNCCIRLSSGLQALVVSPDYRLAPEHKLPAAIDDAVSAVEWLQREASGESTNNCDAWIGGTADFDRVFILGDSSGGNMAHHLAVRLATGSIKPAPIRVRGFVLLAPFFGGAERTKSEEGPCEALLSLEILDRFWRLSMPVGETRDHPMVNPFGPNSPNLEKVALDPILVIVGGNELLKDRVESYWRKLKDLGKKIEYVEFEGEQHGFLTNDPYSEVSNEALQVIKRFMTENSN; from the exons atgggttCCCTCCCTCACATAGTAGAAGATTGCATGGGCGTCCTCCAAGTCTTTAGCGACGGTTCGATCAACCGTTGCTCTTTAACGGACATAAACTTCAACATTCCTGTCATTGATGACGGCTCCGTGGGCTTCAAAGACATCACTTTCGacaaaaaacacaaactttCCCTTCGTTTATACAAACCCAAATCGACAAACCAAGATTCCAAGCTCCCCGTGGTGTTCTACTTCCACGGTGGCGGCTTCTGTGTTGGCTCACACGTGTGGCCAAACTGCCACAATTGCTGCATCCGCCTGTCGTCGGGGCTGCAGGCACTTGTGGTATCTCCCGACTATAGGCTCGCTCCAGAGCACAAACTTCCGGCCGCGATTGACGATGCAGTGAGTGCAGTGGAGTGGCTGCAAAGGGAGGCTTCGGGAGAGAGCACGAATAACTGTGATGCATGGATTGGTGGTACAGCTGACTTCGACCGGGTTTTTATATTGGGTGACTCTTCAGGTGGGAATATGGCTCACCACCTGGCGGTTCGGCTCGCGACGGGGTCGATCAAGCCGGCTCCGATTAGGGTACGCGGGTTTGTGCTGCTGGCGCCATTTTTTGGTGGGGCGGAAAGGACAAAGTCAGAGGAAGGTCCTTGTGAGGCATTGTTGAGTTTGGAAATACTTGACAG ATTTTGGAGGCTTTCGATGCCAGTAGGAGAAACCAGAGACCATCCAATGGTCAACCCATTTGGACCAAACAGTCCAAACCTTGAGAAGGTGGCCCTGGATCCCATCTTGGTTATCGTGGGTGGTAATGAACTGTTGAAAGATAGGGTGGAGAGCTACTGGAGAAAGTTAAAAGATTTGGGAAAGAAAATTGAGTATGTCGAATTTGAAGGAGAGCAACATGGCTTTTTAACTAATGATccatactcagaagtctcaaatgaagctttgcaagttaTTAAAAGATTTATGACCGAAAACTCCAACTGA